From Spirosoma aerolatum, one genomic window encodes:
- a CDS encoding sugar phosphate isomerase/epimerase family protein, whose protein sequence is MQRRSFLKQSGLLTAGALTLSQTDLFANAPAKTINPFGAQLYSVRDMMPKDPKGVMTQLAQMGYKQFESYSGPQGFLWGMQPKEIKSFLDGLGVKMVSTHFNYRAEVDKPDQLKKSIEMAHDAGLTYLLCPFYGPQKTWDEWKKVADQFNTVGEEVKKAGLKFGYHNHDYSFRPLDGKLPQEFLLANTDPNYVMFELDLCWIDVAGVNTEEHLKKYGKRYELCHVKDYKVQDGKPVQNDLGKGNVDFKKTLRIAMNSGIKYFLVEQEQYPESSIISMKNDAEYMKQLSV, encoded by the coding sequence ATGCAACGACGTAGTTTCCTTAAGCAATCCGGCCTGCTCACGGCGGGTGCTTTAACCCTTAGCCAAACCGATTTATTCGCCAACGCCCCTGCCAAGACCATCAATCCATTTGGAGCCCAACTGTATAGTGTTCGTGATATGATGCCCAAAGACCCGAAAGGTGTTATGACGCAACTGGCGCAGATGGGCTATAAACAATTCGAAAGCTACAGTGGTCCACAAGGATTTTTGTGGGGTATGCAACCTAAAGAAATCAAATCGTTCCTCGACGGGCTGGGTGTAAAGATGGTGAGTACTCATTTCAACTACCGGGCAGAAGTCGATAAGCCGGACCAGCTCAAGAAAAGTATTGAAATGGCGCACGATGCCGGATTGACCTACCTGCTTTGCCCATTTTATGGTCCGCAAAAAACCTGGGATGAGTGGAAAAAAGTAGCCGATCAGTTCAACACCGTTGGCGAAGAGGTGAAGAAAGCAGGATTGAAATTCGGTTATCACAACCACGACTATTCGTTCCGCCCACTCGACGGTAAGCTTCCCCAGGAATTCCTGCTGGCCAATACTGATCCCAACTACGTGATGTTCGAACTGGATTTGTGCTGGATCGATGTAGCGGGTGTAAATACCGAAGAACATCTCAAAAAATACGGCAAACGCTACGAACTCTGCCATGTAAAAGACTACAAAGTTCAGGATGGTAAGCCCGTCCAGAACGATCTTGGCAAAGGCAATGTAGACTTCAAAAAGACGCTTCGCATTGCCATGAACAGCGGTATCAAGTATTTCCTGGTTGAGCAGGAGCAATATCCTGAATCGTCTATCATCAGTATGAAAAACGACGCGGAGTACATGAAGCAGTTGTCCGTATAA
- a CDS encoding PDDEXK-like family protein: protein MSKMFNNYIGKAGQLFAMSEFLMRGWNVAIPEVDRGEDICVVQDSDETLRRVQVKSSQAIPLQKGYYAEFNIPYRQIVTALTPDIHFFLLVRHDKHWKDVLIISRELLENELAFGQNNDPILENKKPTLHIRFIGDKIICRQKDFTHYRSNFTDFSQINH, encoded by the coding sequence ATGAGTAAAATGTTTAATAATTACATTGGAAAAGCTGGGCAATTATTTGCAATGTCCGAATTTCTGATGCGAGGATGGAATGTAGCAATTCCTGAAGTCGACCGGGGTGAAGATATTTGTGTCGTTCAGGATAGTGATGAAACACTACGTAGAGTTCAGGTTAAGTCATCTCAAGCAATACCGTTACAAAAAGGATATTATGCTGAATTCAATATTCCATACCGCCAGATTGTAACTGCATTAACTCCAGACATTCACTTTTTCTTACTTGTTAGGCATGACAAACACTGGAAAGATGTACTAATCATTAGTCGGGAACTGCTTGAAAATGAACTTGCGTTTGGCCAGAATAATGACCCAATCCTTGAAAACAAAAAGCCCACTCTGCATATAAGATTCATTGGTGACAAGATAATCTGCCGCCAAAAAGACTTTACCCACTATAGAAGTAATTTTACTGATTTTAGCCAAATCAACCATTAA
- a CDS encoding class I SAM-dependent rRNA methyltransferase yields MNFSKIYLQPGRDEAVRRFHPWVFSRAISRYEGHVADGDVVEVFDNKQRYLATGHYHDGSIAVRLFSFGATAGGPVVPDVAYWTKKLSHIRSIRQTIVTGETNCYRLVHGEGDGCTGLILDMYNGVVVLQAHSIGMHRERELITEALKAVFGDELKAVYDKSADTLPDEYGATVTNGYLYGRTPVPHPVQENGNTFLVDWITGQKTGFFLDQRDNRALLAQYAQGKNVLNAFCYSGGFSVYGLKAGANLVHSVDVSQKAIDLTNRNVVANFGEDSHHEAFAEDVMHYLKTHDRQYDVVVLDPPAFAKSLSARHRAVQGYKRLNAEGFRRVAPGGILFTFSCSQVVDRELFYNTIVAAAIEAGRQVRVLHHLSQPADHPVSLFHPEGGYLKGLVLWVE; encoded by the coding sequence ATGAATTTTTCCAAAATTTATTTGCAGCCTGGGCGCGATGAAGCGGTTCGTCGGTTTCACCCCTGGGTGTTTTCGCGGGCCATTAGCCGGTATGAAGGCCATGTGGCAGATGGAGATGTCGTTGAAGTATTTGACAATAAGCAGCGCTATCTGGCTACGGGGCATTATCATGATGGCAGTATTGCAGTGCGTTTGTTTTCGTTTGGGGCCACGGCGGGTGGGCCTGTAGTACCCGATGTGGCCTATTGGACAAAGAAACTAAGCCATATTCGAAGTATTCGCCAAACGATTGTGACAGGCGAAACAAACTGTTATCGGCTCGTTCATGGCGAAGGGGATGGCTGTACAGGTCTAATCTTGGACATGTATAATGGTGTGGTTGTGTTGCAGGCACACTCGATTGGCATGCACCGCGAACGCGAGTTGATTACCGAAGCCTTAAAAGCTGTTTTTGGCGATGAGCTAAAGGCAGTCTATGATAAAAGTGCCGACACCTTGCCCGACGAATACGGAGCTACCGTTACCAACGGGTATTTGTATGGCCGAACGCCCGTGCCGCATCCGGTTCAGGAGAATGGCAATACGTTCCTTGTCGACTGGATAACGGGCCAGAAAACCGGATTTTTTCTGGATCAACGCGATAACCGGGCCTTGCTGGCGCAGTATGCACAGGGAAAAAACGTGTTGAATGCGTTCTGTTATTCGGGCGGCTTTTCGGTATATGGTCTCAAAGCAGGGGCAAACCTGGTGCATTCGGTCGATGTATCGCAGAAAGCGATTGATCTGACGAACCGAAACGTAGTGGCGAATTTTGGCGAAGACAGCCATCATGAAGCCTTTGCGGAGGATGTGATGCATTATCTGAAGACGCACGACCGTCAGTACGATGTGGTGGTGCTTGATCCTCCGGCGTTTGCCAAAAGTTTGTCGGCCCGCCACCGCGCCGTTCAGGGCTATAAACGATTGAATGCAGAAGGGTTCCGACGAGTGGCCCCTGGGGGTATCTTATTTACCTTTTCCTGTTCGCAGGTGGTTGACCGCGAACTGTTTTATAATACGATTGTAGCAGCTGCCATCGAAGCGGGTCGGCAGGTGCGTGTGCTACACCATCTGAGTCAGCCCGCCGATCATCCGGTTAGTTTATTTCATCCCGAAGGGGGGTATTTGAAGGGGTTGGTGTTGTGGGTAGAATAG